One Aegilops tauschii subsp. strangulata cultivar AL8/78 chromosome 7, Aet v6.0, whole genome shotgun sequence genomic window carries:
- the LOC109760088 gene encoding uncharacterized protein, which translates to MFDVWSAVGWWDRWQLRILVLGSLGIQWFLMVAAPMRKYTVRRSFRLCIWLAYISSDAVAIYALATLFNRHARATSSSSSCDGIAHNKAKILEVLWAPVLLIHLGGQEELTAYTIEDNELWTRHTVTLVSQVAVAMYAFYKSWPNPGDWKLLASAVLLFIIGVVSFSEKPWALKKASINRLASVSATIQGTQKRTRLAVYLDDLLFSDWYNCSPTKSGEKSSLLAGVGWHNCFSFTESATKKQQTELEAGEEDNVGLSDGDKVYMVLSDMSLSAAADDLVQRGRARNARDVLRPLSTKAEKELKRWLRGAFGLIYTRANLVFTRKYLVYHVLVVPILHIAALTLFAMSGKDGYNRTDVKITYILLCLTAALDVFAVFIRQLLYRAMSAKSVPALCETVPGYNLVDAVLRRRHKDIGWLVKCATRMGCKEECFDYCKCEGGGQDYTLYKNVSQMVLADLVDTKDRDLANYRVFTVPEESLPVEDAEAGAEIMQQSSPGVANWALSEELQRVCGPKVRGALRGSFDRSVLVWHIATDLCFRMEGTPPANYEEDPHWLRIKCTEAISSYMARLLNFHPDMLLTGSWQHLVSEAKDEFEFFLNLAMVGNSGKPLSKDDLTNIIDHGPEGERFRMQVPIGIDNEAQDKEVIRSLFHVPKACSLAKELLKLEPPSTRWRVMYRVWLGMLFYSASMCRGYLHAKSLGEGGEFLSYVWLVLSLKGAKTLADKLQMLKGDDEEPTPADKPQILEGPEPRNQHPDRCPQLPGLEIPRPDAGIGSSMP; encoded by the coding sequence atgtTCGATGTGTGGAGTGCTGTGGGATGGTGGGACAGGTGGCAGCTGCGCATCCTGGTCCTCGGCAGCCTCGGCATTCAATGGTTTCTAATGGTGGCTGCCCCCATGCGCAAGTACACCGTCCGGCGCTCCTTCAGGCTATGCATATGGCTTGCATACATTAGCAGCGATGCTGTGGCCATCTATGCGCTGGCCACCCTCTTCAACCGTCACGCCAGGGcgaccagcagcagcagcagctgcgATGGCATTGCGCACAACAAGGCCAAGATCCTGGAGGTCCTATGGGCTCCTGTCCTGCTCATCCATCTCGGCGGGCAGGAGGAGCTGACCGCCTACACCATCGAAGACAACGAGCTGTGGACAAGGCACACCGTGACCCTAGTGTCCCAGGTCGCGGTTGCCATGTACGCCTTCTACAAGTCCTGGCCTAACCCCGGCGACTGGAAGCTATTGGCATCAGCGGTCCTGCTCTTCATCATCGGGGTCGTCAGTTTCAGTGAGAAGCCATGGGCCCTCAAGAAAGCCAGCATTAATAGACTGGCGTCAGTGTCGGCGACCATACAAGGAACGCAGAAGCGCACAAGATTGGCGGTGtacttggacgatctcttgttcTCCGATTGGTACAACTGCTCCCCCACCAAGTCCGGCGAGAAGAGTAGCCTGCTTGCAGGTGTGGGTTGGCACAACTGCTTCTCCTTCACCGAGTCGGCGACCAAGAAGCAGCAGACGGAGCTGGAGGCGGGTGAGGAGGATAATGTGGGCTTGTCGGACGGAGATAAAGTCTACATGGTGCTCTCAGACATGTCGCTCTCAGCTGCTGCCGATGACCTTGTACAACGAGGCAGAGCTCGAAATGCCCGGGACGTTCTTCGGCCTCTGAGCACCAAGGCGGAGAAGGAACTCAAGCGCTGGCTGCGTGGTGCGTTTGGGCTCATATATACCAGAGCCAATTTGGTTTTCACTCGCAAGTACCTGGTTTACCATGTGCTGGTGGTGCCCATCCTGCACATCGCCGCCCTCACGCTGTTTGCGATGAGCGGCAAGGATGGGTACAACCGCACGGACGTGAAGATCACGTACATCCTCCTGTGCCTCACCGCCGCGCTGGATGTGTTTGCGGTCTTCATCCGCCAGCTACTGTACCGGGCCATGTCTGCAAAGAGTGTCCCGGCGTTGTGCGAGACGGTACCAGGCTACAACCTCGTAGACGCGGTTCTCCGGCGGAGGCACAAGGACATTGGGTGGCTGGTCAAGTGCGCCACCCGCATGGGCTGCAAGGAGGAGTGCTTCGACTACTGCAAGTGCGAAGGCGGCGGTCAAGACTACACATTGTACAAGAATGTGTCGCAGATGGTCCTTGCAGATCTGGTGGATACAAAGGACCGCGACCTTGCCAATTACAGGGTCTTCACGGTGCCAGAAGAATCACTGCCGGTGGAGGATGCTGAGGCAGGTGCCGAGATAATGCAGCAGAGCAGCCCGGGAGTGGCCAATTGGGCTCTAAGTGAGGAGCTGCAGAGGGTGTGCGGCCCCAAGGTACGGGGCGCCCTGCGCGGGTCGTTCGACAGGAGCGTCCTCGTCTGGCACATCGCCACCGACCTCTGCTTCCGCATGGAAGGTACTCCTCCCGCCAACTACGAGGAAGATCCACACTGGCTTCGCATCAAGTGCACGGAAGCAATATCCAGCTACATGGCCCGGCTGCTGAATTTCCACCCGGACATGCTGCTCACCGGCAGCTGGCAGCACCTGGTCAGTGAAGCCAAGGATGAATTCGAGTTCTTCTTGAACCTCGCCATGGTAGGTAACAGCGGCAAACCTCTCAGCAAAGACGACCTGACCAACATCATCGATCACGGGCCGGAAGGGGAACGCTTCCGCATGCAGGTGCCCATCGGCATCGATAATGAAGCTCAAGACAAGGAGGTGATAAGATCTTTGTTCCACGTCCCCAAGGCATGCAGTCTCGCAAAGGAGCTGCTGAAACTTGAACCGCCGTCCACGCGCTGGAGGGTGATGTACCGGGTGTGGCTGGGCATGCTCTTCTACTCCGCCAGCATGTGCAGGGGATACCTGCACGCTAAGAGCTTGGGTGAAGGTGGTGAGTTCCTCTCCTACGTCTGGCTCGTCCTCTCGCTCAAGGGTGCCAAGACCCTGGCCGACAAGCTTCAGATGCTGAAGGGAGACGACGAGGAACCAACACCGGCCGACAAGCCTCAGATTCTGGAGGGACCGGAGCCGAGGAACCAACACCCTGATCGATGCCCACAACTACCTGGTTTGGAAATCCCCCGTCCAGATGCTGGAATTGGATCGTCGATGCCATGA